One Rhodospirillales bacterium DNA segment encodes these proteins:
- a CDS encoding monovalent cation/H(+) antiporter subunit G, with product MIQLIIDSFSWALLMGGAFFVLIGATGLIRLPDFYTRMHGAGITDTLGADLILLGLMLQAGFTLVTVKLFLIGAFLLITSPSSSHAIANAAFTAGLNPQVAPDDGPDGDGS from the coding sequence ATGATCCAGCTCATCATCGATAGCTTTAGCTGGGCACTTTTGATGGGCGGGGCATTTTTTGTCCTGATCGGCGCCACGGGGCTCATCCGTCTACCCGATTTTTATACCCGGATGCATGGGGCCGGCATCACAGATACATTGGGCGCAGACCTTATCTTGCTTGGCTTAATGTTGCAGGCGGGCTTCACACTGGTGACGGTTAAACTGTTCCTGATCGGGGCATTCCTGTTGATCACCAGCCCGTCATCCAGCCATGCCATTGCCAATGCGGCCTTTACGGCGGGCCTGAACCCACAGGTAGCCCCCGATGATGGGCCAGATGGAGACGGGTCATAG
- a CDS encoding DUF4040 domain-containing protein, translating to MENAINIALLLFLGLTAFAILRLRALFAVVMLSSVYSLVSAALLVHLDAVDVAFTEAAVGAGISTVLMLATLALTTRHEKEPTHTSLLPLVVVFLTGIALVYGTLDMPRFGDPSAPIHHHVAPKYINDTGSEIGMPNIVTAILASYRGFDTLGEVTVIFTAGIGVLLLIGAFIREPDGNTIQTMEHHLVLRLVTKLLIGPILLFALYVQFHGDYGPGGGFQAGVIFAAAFIIYALVFGLETARRVVPGRVIRIMLAAGVLLYGGVGVISLFFGQNYLNYSVLGSTAVAGQHLGILLVEFGVGMTVAAVMVSTYYVFSGQIPPISDEEW from the coding sequence ATAGAAAACGCCATTAACATTGCACTTTTGCTGTTTCTGGGACTAACCGCCTTTGCTATTTTGCGGCTGCGCGCCCTGTTTGCCGTGGTGATGTTGTCCAGTGTCTATTCACTGGTGTCAGCGGCCCTTTTGGTTCATCTCGATGCTGTCGATGTCGCCTTTACAGAAGCAGCCGTGGGTGCGGGCATCTCAACAGTCTTGATGCTGGCGACCCTGGCCCTGACCACGCGCCATGAAAAAGAGCCAACCCACACCAGTCTGCTGCCCCTTGTTGTTGTATTTCTGACAGGAATTGCTCTGGTTTATGGCACGCTGGATATGCCCCGTTTCGGGGACCCATCAGCCCCCATCCATCACCATGTCGCCCCTAAATATATCAATGATACCGGCAGCGAAATTGGCATGCCTAATATTGTCACCGCAATTTTGGCCAGCTACCGTGGTTTTGATACGCTGGGCGAAGTAACCGTGATCTTTACCGCAGGCATTGGTGTTTTGCTTCTGATAGGCGCCTTTATCCGCGAACCAGATGGCAACACGATCCAGACAATGGAACATCATCTAGTGTTGCGCCTGGTGACGAAGCTTCTGATTGGCCCAATTTTATTGTTTGCCCTTTATGTTCAATTCCATGGTGACTATGGCCCTGGTGGGGGCTTTCAGGCAGGGGTCATTTTTGCAGCGGCCTTTATCATTTACGCCCTTGTCTTTGGTCTTGAAACAGCCAGGCGGGTCGTTCCCGGACGGGTCATCCGAATTATGTTGGCTGCCGGCGTCCTTCTTTATGGCGGCGTTGGAGTAATCAGCCTGTTTTTTGGCCAAAACTATCTCAATTACAGCGTCCTGGGCTCCACTGCTGTTGCCGGCCAGCATCTTGGCATTCTACTGGTTGAATTCGGGGTTGGCATGACGGTCGCAGCCGTCATGGTTTCGACCTATTACGTCTTCTCAGGACAAATTCCTCCCATTAGCGATGAGGAATGGTGA
- a CDS encoding cation:proton antiporter subunit C, whose amino-acid sequence MNWNDVLGLFNYWMVIILMMMGLYIVVSRGNLVKKIVGLNIFQTSVFLLYISMGKVSGGTAPILTGKPEVFSNPLPHVLILTAIVVGIATTALGLALVVRIKQSYDTIEEDEIQKADEEMEFGKPSGDSKP is encoded by the coding sequence ATGAACTGGAACGACGTCCTTGGGTTATTCAATTACTGGATGGTCATCATTTTGATGATGATGGGCCTGTATATTGTTGTGTCACGCGGCAATCTTGTCAAAAAGATCGTCGGGCTCAACATCTTCCAGACCTCAGTTTTTCTCCTCTATATCTCTATGGGCAAGGTTTCTGGTGGCACGGCCCCAATCTTGACCGGAAAACCAGAAGTGTTTTCAAACCCCCTGCCCCATGTCTTGATCCTGACAGCCATTGTCGTTGGCATTGCCACCACGGCATTGGGGTTGGCTTTGGTGGTGCGGATCAAACAGTCCTACGACACCATCGAAGAAGACGAAATTCAGAAAGCCGATGAAGAAATGGAATTTGGCAAACCAAGCGGGGATTCCAAGCCGTGA